In a single window of the Sorangium aterium genome:
- a CDS encoding SBBP repeat-containing protein yields the protein MSSGGGGGEGGRGESGHGGSGEGGHGEGGHGGSGEGGHGGGEGGHGEATGAPRWSARFGAAGKDVGYGVAADASGNLYVAGWFTGAVDFGAGPLVSAGGEDIFLIKLDPLGNVIWSNRFGTDTDERGGAVAVDAAGDVLLTGSYVARDPSFSDTPPATVDLGGGQLPHAPALSFSGNTEPLFVAKFDEDGDHLWSRGYPPVGFAWEPETYDVAVDAAGNVAVLYGSLYDGGQPTPEGNSAVKVLDASGNQLWEAQNDLGDGIEGSVEFDSAGNIVVVAWQHEGYGSGCPCSQAIVVKKHDRAGALLWSKIFEGEDITVLGGASASSVAIDASDNILFSGYVAEAIDLGGGPLAPGSTFVAKLTPSGEHLWSREAPHGDRLALDRGGNIVEISEGAAGRGFRLTKLDPDAAELWSQDFAGALASHLAIDREGRIAVTGQLTGTADLGAGPLVSAGAKDIFIAAFAP from the coding sequence GTGTCCTCGGGCGGGGGCGGCGGCGAGGGGGGCCGCGGCGAAAGCGGCCACGGCGGCAGCGGCGAAGGCGGCCATGGCGAGGGCGGCCACGGCGGCAGCGGCGAAGGCGGCCATGGCGGCGGCGAAGGTGGCCACGGTGAAGCGACCGGCGCGCCGCGCTGGTCTGCGCGGTTCGGCGCCGCGGGGAAGGACGTGGGCTACGGCGTCGCCGCGGACGCGTCAGGCAACCTGTACGTCGCGGGGTGGTTCACCGGGGCCGTCGATTTCGGGGCGGGTCCGCTCGTGAGCGCGGGCGGCGAGGACATCTTCCTCATCAAGCTCGATCCGCTCGGCAACGTGATCTGGAGCAATCGATTCGGGACTGACACCGATGAGCGCGGAGGCGCCGTCGCCGTCGATGCCGCCGGCGATGTCCTCTTGACCGGCTCCTATGTCGCGAGGGATCCCAGCTTCTCGGACACGCCTCCGGCGACCGTCGACCTCGGCGGTGGCCAGCTGCCTCACGCCCCCGCTCTGAGCTTCTCCGGGAACACAGAGCCCCTGTTCGTCGCGAAGTTCGACGAAGACGGCGATCACCTCTGGAGCAGAGGGTATCCGCCTGTCGGCTTCGCATGGGAGCCCGAGACGTACGATGTCGCCGTCGACGCAGCAGGCAACGTCGCCGTCCTGTACGGCTCGCTGTACGATGGCGGGCAACCGACCCCCGAGGGGAACAGCGCGGTCAAGGTGCTCGACGCGTCAGGCAACCAGCTCTGGGAGGCGCAGAACGACCTGGGCGACGGGATCGAGGGCAGCGTCGAGTTCGACAGCGCCGGCAACATCGTCGTGGTCGCCTGGCAGCATGAGGGCTACGGCTCCGGATGCCCCTGCTCCCAGGCCATCGTGGTGAAGAAGCACGACCGAGCCGGCGCCCTGCTCTGGAGCAAGATCTTCGAGGGCGAGGACATAACGGTGCTGGGCGGCGCCTCTGCGAGCAGCGTCGCGATCGACGCGTCGGACAACATCCTCTTCTCCGGCTATGTCGCGGAGGCGATCGACCTCGGAGGAGGCCCGTTGGCCCCGGGGTCGACGTTCGTCGCCAAGCTGACGCCCTCGGGCGAGCATCTGTGGAGCAGGGAGGCCCCCCACGGCGATCGCCTCGCCCTGGATCGGGGTGGCAACATCGTCGAGATATCCGAGGGGGCAGCGGGCCGTGGCTTTCGCCTCACGAAGCTCGATCCAGATGCGGCGGAGCTCTGGAGCCAGGATTTCGCCGGCGCCCTCGCGAGCCACCTGGCGATCGACAGGGAGGGGCGGATCGCTGTGACAGGCCAGCTGACCGGCACGGCCGATCTCGGCGCTGGTCCGCTCGTCTCCGCCGGCGCGAAGGACATCTTCATCGCCGCGTTCGCTCCTTGA
- a CDS encoding Uma2 family endonuclease, with amino-acid sequence MVQALPAGYLFDPADPRAPTSEQWARMTPAERARVVDMLPAEVPLELMPPEGDAHRKAKRDALDALDGFFRRTARKIYLSSELAVFYPGEPRFAPDLLAVVDVEPHERMRWAVDHEGKGLDLVIEVHVAGSRTKDHKLNVDRYARLGIREYFLFDRARLRLHAYRLPAAQESDPSRPRAYQRIVPQAGRFASEVLGLDLLVDGPRLRFFAGNAPLEDADEMIARLGGMLDQVISHQEDAQRVAEELAAELDRERHLREEEQRLREEEQRLREEEQRLREEEQRLREETERQLAQARAEIERLKSR; translated from the coding sequence GTGGTTCAGGCCCTCCCTGCCGGTTATCTCTTCGACCCTGCGGACCCGCGCGCGCCGACGAGCGAGCAGTGGGCGCGGATGACCCCGGCCGAGCGCGCGCGCGTCGTCGACATGCTCCCTGCCGAGGTCCCCCTGGAGCTCATGCCTCCCGAGGGAGACGCGCACCGCAAGGCGAAGCGCGATGCGCTCGACGCCCTGGACGGCTTCTTCCGCCGCACCGCCCGGAAGATCTACCTCTCTTCCGAGCTCGCCGTCTTCTATCCCGGCGAGCCGCGGTTCGCGCCCGACCTGCTCGCCGTTGTCGACGTCGAGCCCCACGAGCGCATGCGGTGGGCGGTCGACCACGAGGGCAAGGGGCTCGATCTCGTGATCGAGGTCCACGTCGCCGGCAGCCGCACGAAGGATCACAAGCTCAACGTCGACCGCTACGCCCGGCTCGGCATCCGCGAGTACTTCCTCTTCGACCGCGCCCGCCTGCGCCTGCACGCCTACAGGCTGCCCGCAGCCCAGGAGAGCGATCCCTCACGCCCGCGCGCCTACCAGCGCATCGTGCCTCAGGCTGGCCGGTTCGCCTCCGAGGTGCTCGGCCTCGATCTGCTGGTCGACGGCCCTCGCCTCCGCTTCTTCGCGGGCAACGCCCCTCTCGAGGACGCGGACGAGATGATCGCTCGCCTTGGCGGGATGCTCGATCAGGTCATCTCCCACCAGGAGGACGCGCAGCGCGTCGCCGAGGAGCTTGCTGCGGAGCTCGACAGGGAGCGGCACCTGCGCGAGGAGGAGCAGCGCCTGCGCGAGGAGGAGCAGCGCCTGCGCGAGGAGGAGCAGCGCCTGCGCGAGGAGGAGCAGCGCCTGCGCGAGGAGACAGAGAGGCAGCTTGCGCAGGCGCGCGCGGAGATAGAGCGGCTCAAGTCGCGCTGA
- a CDS encoding S28 family serine protease — protein sequence MSTPDRGRSASSSTSASAGTGGGSTGEGGTSGGATDGGGGSGGATDGSGGAGGVGGSAGGGGAPVDILDQLRALDVAEVTEEASKIPGYRFFVIELEQPVDHDAPGGERFRQRLALHHRDSSAPLVLAATGYSLFLSEQYIEEPTALLNANQIYIEHRFFQPSRPDPADWTKMTIEAAAADHHRVVEAFRAIYTGRWIFTGASKGGMSSVYHRRFYPDDVDGTVAYVTPLSHGVEDPRYIDFLNQVGEADCRDRIAAFRREVLLRRPAMLERAETEADALGLTYDLFGVEAQLESAVIWLPFYFWLYSHEVNCGQIPDASASDDDLWLALGLISPVSAGADAAYLAFEPYYWQCYTELGAPMPDTADVADLLTFDWRSVDRLPSIPVEPEFLPAAMEDVARWVATEGSELLFIYGENDPWSAGAFDLGAAVDSYRYFAPGENHGAHIGGLAPADRDAAVATLARWAGVPRSLVTAQPLRAALPRSPRMLRPRFAL from the coding sequence ATGAGCACGCCGGACCGAGGACGGTCCGCGAGCTCGAGCACAAGCGCGAGCGCCGGGACCGGCGGCGGCTCGACCGGCGAGGGCGGTACGAGCGGCGGCGCGACCGATGGCGGCGGTGGCAGCGGCGGCGCAACCGATGGCAGCGGCGGCGCTGGCGGCGTGGGCGGGTCGGCCGGCGGCGGCGGCGCGCCGGTGGATATCCTGGATCAGCTGCGCGCGCTCGACGTCGCCGAGGTCACGGAAGAGGCGTCCAAGATCCCCGGCTATCGGTTCTTCGTCATCGAGCTCGAACAACCTGTCGATCACGATGCCCCGGGTGGCGAGCGCTTCCGGCAGCGGCTCGCGCTGCACCACCGCGACTCGAGCGCGCCGCTCGTGCTCGCCGCGACCGGCTACTCGCTTTTTCTCTCCGAGCAGTACATCGAAGAGCCCACCGCGCTCTTGAACGCAAACCAGATCTACATCGAGCACCGGTTCTTCCAGCCGTCGCGCCCGGACCCGGCGGATTGGACCAAGATGACGATCGAAGCGGCGGCCGCCGATCACCACCGCGTCGTCGAAGCGTTCCGCGCGATCTACACCGGGAGATGGATCTTTACGGGAGCGAGCAAGGGGGGAATGTCCTCCGTCTACCATCGTCGTTTCTACCCCGATGACGTCGACGGCACGGTGGCCTACGTGACTCCGCTCAGCCACGGCGTGGAAGATCCACGCTACATCGATTTCCTGAACCAGGTCGGCGAGGCCGACTGCCGCGACCGCATCGCCGCGTTCCGGCGCGAGGTGCTGCTCCGGCGCCCGGCGATGCTCGAGCGCGCGGAGACGGAAGCGGACGCGCTGGGCTTGACCTACGATCTGTTCGGCGTCGAGGCGCAGCTCGAGAGCGCCGTGATATGGCTCCCGTTCTACTTCTGGCTCTACTCGCACGAGGTCAACTGCGGCCAGATCCCGGATGCGTCGGCGTCCGACGACGACCTGTGGCTGGCCCTCGGCCTGATCTCTCCCGTGAGCGCCGGCGCCGATGCTGCGTATCTCGCCTTCGAGCCGTACTACTGGCAATGCTACACAGAGCTCGGCGCCCCCATGCCCGACACCGCTGATGTCGCGGACCTGCTCACGTTCGACTGGAGGTCGGTCGATCGCCTGCCGAGCATCCCCGTCGAGCCGGAGTTCTTGCCTGCCGCGATGGAGGACGTCGCGCGCTGGGTCGCTACCGAAGGCAGCGAGCTCCTGTTCATCTACGGCGAGAACGACCCCTGGTCTGCCGGGGCCTTCGATCTCGGCGCGGCGGTGGACTCGTATCGCTATTTCGCGCCGGGCGAGAACCACGGCGCGCACATCGGCGGCCTCGCCCCGGCCGACAGGGACGCCGCGGTGGCGACGCTCGCCCGGTGGGCGGGGGTGCCACGGTCGCTCGTGACGGCGCAGCCCTTGCGCGCTGCCCTCCCCCGCTCTCCGCGCATGCTGCGCCCGCGATTCGCTCTCTGA
- a CDS encoding VIT domain-containing protein, with amino-acid sequence MSSHEQVEPADTPAEEGAARAGAELARRRRGLRFRLALGALALAASVTALVLSHETKPEKTSAIGARLELSSGEVTLAASAQDDRKSTVVSGIPVPVGAKLATGKGARALVRLADGSAVFLRADSEIALRAEGLSIAQGEVWLDAPPEGRGGLSHALGDVNVSAADAGLSMRRSGDAVSVYVARGLAVVAAPGGRVEVHAGEQATVAGSAAPKVAPLAYWEDWTGGMGDHRPLAGEGSGSGRIYGVDLQGAPGAQARTLEISRQSVRAVLRDGIAETEVDQTFSNPGGRQVEGWYWFTVPERAIVSSFAVETNGVLVEGEVIERKEAAQRYQTAVQTGHEPALLEWVDGHSYRARIFPVPASGSRRVVLRYVELLSAPSGKLAYVYPMRASEPVQIGEFSLSVDLGQAGQGLQIATLADAVIEDGGRRVSMRRSGYEPRADFQLEASVKAKPSPLRVSRFAAGEDRADYVMARYVPDVDWAELKELPADLVVVVDTSASADESARQQKAAAAEAILRAMSPSDHFALIALDSAPAVLHPKDGLAEASDKEISAALTRLAEHATGGATDLGALFESALGRVHGKEQPAVIYIGDGLATSGEVTGARLAERLRRSLTGSRARFFTVGVGENSNHALLRELARAGGGQAFRIDEAEGSTSEVLRLAGAIKTPTITDLAIDLGAGLDEPMLTASGKVSRGEEVVLLARTHHALPTKAIVKGRLAGKEYTREHPIELDRGVGAALVPRFWAAEKMRRLLADGDDIEAHRGKVVELGLDYGLITPFTSTLALESEQAYMNQGIRRRRSPLRGERLTSLTPQRERELAALLAPPSTAVAAGCGRSEPSASYEESPAKEGGYGARAQAAAPAPAMAPAIAEQGNERDQSARGDVASPGAAQAAPPPAPTATAAPPAEEAEVKQEPARLKQEAAANQADAPRPLDAPMSAPAAGEPPARRAAGALGFKGAVGGGGAITPSDAITRLEKARKTAPAAVRPAPRTSPPPRRPQVAMAPCSDTARRPLAERIVVWSKRLARATAAEELIARYEGALTTCELPDWRSRAALLSLLQAKVSTEGGAEALLARFAGEPEAQRFIAHALLRRSVDPAISAAVRRTLFGGVDPRASWALLDERLAALPTVDERLALVRQALTDRPDDPEGEIRRVRLLAEAGRKDEALAYGRRLRDRGFMSPALALDLGDVLASSGFEADALRTYSEVVEFDPASPASRAMLGDVYLRHGWYAAAYRQYTTLTDLAPAEPQGWLRLAAAAAGSGRVDEALRIQRKVAAAEGTPGADDPRAWARLLSAARIGRLLAGGAAPGAEAESLARKLKELQLFSGPGALRVVLWEDYAAELALAARDGQVDAALGDGTFAPAVGLAAVQLPASELARLEWRVRFRSDPPGRDVRFVVTTIVWDGASFQVTSAPGSIGAKDREVALASGALP; translated from the coding sequence ATGTCGTCGCATGAACAGGTAGAGCCGGCCGACACGCCGGCAGAAGAGGGCGCAGCGAGGGCGGGGGCCGAGCTCGCGCGCCGCAGGCGCGGCCTGCGCTTCCGGCTCGCGCTCGGGGCGCTCGCGCTCGCCGCCAGCGTGACCGCGCTCGTCCTGAGCCACGAGACGAAGCCCGAGAAGACCAGCGCGATCGGCGCGCGGCTCGAGCTGTCGTCGGGGGAGGTCACGCTGGCGGCGAGCGCGCAGGACGACAGGAAGTCGACCGTGGTGTCCGGTATACCGGTCCCGGTCGGGGCGAAGCTCGCGACCGGAAAGGGCGCGCGGGCGCTCGTCCGGCTCGCCGACGGCTCGGCGGTGTTCCTCCGCGCAGACTCGGAGATCGCGCTCCGCGCAGAGGGGCTCTCGATCGCCCAGGGCGAGGTCTGGCTCGACGCGCCGCCCGAAGGGCGCGGCGGGCTCTCGCACGCGCTCGGGGACGTCAACGTCTCGGCGGCCGACGCCGGCCTGTCGATGAGGCGCTCGGGCGACGCCGTGAGCGTGTACGTGGCGCGCGGGCTCGCCGTCGTCGCGGCCCCCGGCGGGCGCGTCGAGGTGCACGCAGGGGAGCAGGCGACGGTCGCCGGCAGCGCCGCGCCCAAGGTGGCGCCCCTCGCCTACTGGGAGGACTGGACCGGAGGCATGGGCGACCACCGGCCGCTCGCAGGCGAAGGCAGCGGATCGGGCCGGATCTACGGCGTCGACCTGCAGGGCGCCCCAGGGGCGCAGGCGCGCACGCTCGAGATCAGCCGGCAATCCGTGCGGGCCGTCCTGCGCGACGGCATCGCCGAGACCGAGGTGGACCAGACCTTCTCGAACCCGGGCGGACGCCAGGTCGAGGGCTGGTACTGGTTCACCGTGCCCGAGCGGGCGATCGTGAGCTCGTTCGCCGTCGAGACCAACGGCGTGCTCGTCGAGGGCGAGGTCATCGAGCGGAAGGAAGCGGCGCAGCGGTACCAGACCGCCGTGCAGACCGGGCACGAGCCGGCGCTGCTCGAGTGGGTCGACGGGCACAGCTACCGCGCCCGCATCTTCCCCGTGCCCGCCAGCGGCTCCCGGCGCGTCGTGCTGCGCTACGTGGAGTTGCTCAGCGCGCCATCAGGTAAGCTTGCTTACGTTTACCCGATGCGCGCGAGCGAGCCCGTGCAGATCGGCGAGTTCTCCCTCTCCGTGGATCTCGGCCAGGCCGGCCAGGGGCTGCAGATCGCGACGCTCGCCGACGCGGTGATCGAGGACGGCGGGCGGCGGGTGAGCATGCGGCGGAGCGGCTACGAGCCGCGCGCGGACTTCCAGCTCGAGGCCTCCGTCAAGGCCAAGCCGTCGCCGCTGCGGGTGTCGCGCTTCGCCGCGGGCGAGGACCGCGCGGACTACGTGATGGCCAGGTACGTGCCCGACGTGGACTGGGCCGAGCTCAAGGAGCTGCCCGCCGACCTGGTCGTCGTGGTGGACACGTCGGCGTCGGCCGACGAGTCGGCGCGGCAGCAGAAGGCCGCGGCCGCCGAGGCGATCCTGCGGGCGATGTCGCCGTCGGACCACTTCGCGCTGATCGCGCTCGACTCGGCGCCGGCCGTCCTGCACCCGAAGGACGGGCTGGCCGAGGCGTCGGACAAGGAGATCTCCGCCGCGCTCACGCGGCTGGCCGAGCACGCGACGGGGGGCGCGACCGACCTCGGCGCGCTGTTCGAGTCGGCGCTCGGGCGGGTGCACGGCAAGGAGCAGCCGGCGGTCATCTACATCGGCGACGGGCTCGCGACGAGCGGCGAGGTGACGGGCGCGCGCCTCGCGGAGCGGCTCCGGCGCTCGCTCACGGGCTCGCGCGCGCGCTTCTTCACCGTCGGCGTCGGCGAGAACTCGAACCACGCGCTGCTCCGCGAGCTCGCGCGCGCCGGGGGAGGACAGGCGTTCCGGATCGACGAGGCCGAGGGCTCGACGTCCGAGGTGCTGCGCCTCGCCGGCGCGATCAAGACGCCGACCATCACCGATCTCGCGATCGACCTCGGCGCAGGGCTCGACGAGCCGATGCTCACCGCGAGCGGCAAGGTGTCGCGCGGCGAGGAGGTGGTGCTGCTCGCGCGCACGCACCACGCGCTGCCCACGAAGGCGATCGTGAAGGGGCGGCTCGCGGGGAAGGAGTACACCCGCGAGCACCCCATCGAGCTCGATCGGGGCGTCGGCGCGGCGCTGGTGCCGCGCTTCTGGGCCGCCGAGAAGATGCGGCGGCTGCTCGCGGACGGCGACGACATCGAGGCGCACCGGGGCAAGGTGGTGGAGCTCGGGCTCGACTACGGGCTGATCACGCCGTTCACGAGCACGCTGGCGCTCGAGAGCGAGCAGGCCTACATGAACCAGGGGATCCGGCGGCGGCGCTCGCCGCTCCGGGGCGAGCGGCTGACGTCGCTCACGCCCCAGCGAGAGCGCGAGCTCGCGGCGCTGCTCGCGCCGCCCTCCACGGCCGTCGCCGCCGGGTGCGGGAGGAGCGAGCCGAGCGCCAGCTACGAGGAGAGCCCGGCGAAAGAAGGCGGCTACGGCGCGAGGGCGCAGGCGGCGGCGCCAGCGCCGGCGATGGCGCCCGCGATCGCGGAGCAGGGCAACGAGCGGGACCAGAGCGCCCGGGGGGATGTCGCCTCGCCCGGCGCCGCACAGGCGGCCCCGCCCCCTGCGCCCACCGCGACGGCGGCGCCCCCGGCAGAGGAGGCGGAGGTGAAGCAAGAGCCGGCGCGGCTGAAGCAGGAGGCCGCGGCGAACCAGGCGGACGCCCCCCGCCCGCTGGATGCGCCCATGAGCGCACCGGCGGCCGGCGAGCCGCCCGCGCGGCGCGCGGCCGGCGCGCTCGGGTTCAAAGGCGCGGTGGGCGGCGGCGGTGCGATCACGCCGTCCGACGCCATCACGCGCCTGGAGAAGGCCCGCAAGACAGCGCCCGCGGCGGTGCGCCCCGCTCCCCGGACCTCCCCGCCGCCGAGGCGCCCGCAGGTCGCGATGGCGCCGTGCAGCGACACCGCGCGGCGGCCGCTCGCCGAGCGCATCGTCGTCTGGTCGAAGCGCCTCGCCCGCGCCACGGCGGCGGAGGAGCTCATCGCGCGCTACGAGGGCGCGCTCACGACCTGCGAGCTGCCGGACTGGCGTTCGAGGGCCGCGCTCCTCTCGCTCCTCCAGGCGAAGGTGTCCACCGAGGGCGGCGCCGAGGCGCTGCTCGCCCGGTTCGCCGGCGAGCCCGAGGCGCAGCGGTTCATCGCGCACGCGCTCCTCCGGCGGAGCGTGGATCCCGCGATCTCCGCGGCGGTGCGGCGCACGCTCTTCGGGGGCGTCGATCCGAGGGCGAGCTGGGCGCTCCTCGACGAGCGGCTCGCGGCGCTCCCGACGGTGGACGAGCGGCTCGCGCTGGTGCGGCAGGCGCTCACCGACCGGCCCGACGATCCGGAGGGGGAGATCCGGCGGGTGCGCCTGCTCGCGGAGGCGGGCCGGAAGGACGAGGCGCTCGCCTACGGGCGGCGGCTGCGCGACCGCGGCTTCATGAGCCCGGCGCTCGCGCTCGATCTCGGCGACGTGCTCGCGTCGAGCGGCTTCGAGGCGGACGCGCTGCGCACGTACTCGGAGGTCGTCGAGTTCGATCCGGCGAGCCCCGCGTCGCGCGCGATGCTCGGCGACGTCTACCTCCGGCACGGCTGGTACGCGGCGGCGTACCGCCAGTACACGACGCTCACGGACCTCGCGCCGGCCGAGCCCCAGGGCTGGCTGAGGCTCGCCGCGGCGGCCGCGGGCAGCGGGCGCGTCGACGAGGCGCTCCGCATCCAGCGCAAGGTCGCCGCCGCGGAGGGCACGCCGGGGGCCGACGATCCGCGCGCGTGGGCGCGGCTCCTGTCGGCGGCGCGCATCGGCCGGCTGCTCGCCGGGGGCGCCGCCCCCGGCGCCGAGGCCGAGAGCCTCGCCCGCAAGCTGAAGGAGCTCCAGCTCTTCAGCGGCCCCGGGGCGCTGCGCGTCGTGCTCTGGGAGGACTACGCCGCGGAGCTCGCCCTCGCGGCGCGGGACGGCCAGGTGGACGCGGCGCTCGGCGACGGCACCTTCGCGCCGGCGGTCGGGCTCGCGGCGGTGCAGCTGCCCGCCTCGGAGCTCGCGCGCCTCGAGTGGCGCGTCCGGTTCCGCAGCGATCCGCCGGGCAGGGACGTGCGCTTCGTGGTGACGACGATCGTGTGGGACGGCGCGTCGTTCCAGGTGACGAGCGCGCCGGGGTCGATCGGCGCGAAGGACCGGGAGGTCGCGCTGGCAAGCGGCGCGCTGCCATGA